The following are encoded together in the Erpetoichthys calabaricus chromosome 16, fErpCal1.3, whole genome shotgun sequence genome:
- the LOC114667179 gene encoding ovarian cancer G-protein coupled receptor 1, with translation MGYLTMSDSNCTTNHDIHQYLSPVVYILVLLLGLPTSIYSLHHAWQQVRVRNELGIYLLNLTVSDILNLCSLPFWLHYFFHHDNWLLGEWWCKICGLFLYENIYITIGFLCCISVDRYLAVVYPFRFQRFRSVKASVIVSACIWIKEIGVCTVVILQKEVTVDGENHKICFEHYPMTDMERLVNYYRFFVGFLFPLVIITFSYIRILKAVKKSTGTQHAQKLRIKYLVSSTIAIFLLCFSPYHIFLLIRTIFEKKDCVLIGTIFNYYHFSLLLTSLNCLADPVLYCFVSESIQKEMLRAKSQCGQLSCCCKKSKTVETTENNTPDINGSTALTALQRGTELG, from the coding sequence ATGGGGTATCTTACGATGTCAGACAGTAATTGTACAACAAATCATGATATCCATCAATATTTATCACCCGTGGTGTACATCCTAGTGCTTCTACTAGGACTGCCCACAAGTATTTACTCACTGCACCATGCATGGCAGCAGGTGAGGGTCAGAAATGAACTTGGAATCTACCTGCTGAACCTGACCGTGTCGGATATCCTCAACCTGTGTTCCTTACCTTTCTGGTTGCACTATTTTTTTCATCATGATAACTGGCTTCTTGGGGAGTGGTGGTGTAAGATATGTGGATTGTTTCTCTATGAGAACATCTATATCACCATTGGCTTTCTTTGTTGCATCTCAGTTGACCGTTACCTGGCTGTGGTTTATCCTTTTCGCTTCCAGAGGTTTCGAAGTGTGAAAGCGTCTGTCATCGTCAGTGCGTGTATTTGGATCAAGGAGATTGGGGTTTGTACTGTCGTCATTCTACAAAAAGAAGTCACTGTCGACGGTGAAAACCACAAGATCTGCTTTGAGCATTACCCCATGACGGACATGGAGCGGCTAGTGAACTATTACCGGTTTTTTGTTGGATTCCTTTTCCCATTGGTGATTATTACTTTTTCTTACATTCGTATTCTTAAGGCTGTCAAGAAAAGCACAGGAACTCAGCATGCACAGAAACTTAGAATCAAGTACTTGGTGTCCAGCACAATAGCCATTTTTCTGCTCTGTTTCTCGCCCTACCACATCTTTCTTTTAATTAGGACGATTTTTGAAAAGAAAGACTGCGTGTTAATCGGGACTATTTTTAATTACTACCATTTCTCTTTGCTGCTAACTAGTCTCAACTGCCTTGCAGATCCTGTGTTGTATTGTTTTGTTAGTGAAAGCATTCAGAAAGAGATGCTGAGGGCAAAGAGTCAATGTGGACAGCTGAGTTGCTgctgtaaaaaatcaaaaactgtagaAACGACTGAAAATAACACACCCGATATTAATGGAAGTACGGCCCTGACCGCCCTTCAGAGGGGAACTGAGCTGGGCTGA